A stretch of Halichondria panicea chromosome 1, odHalPani1.1, whole genome shotgun sequence DNA encodes these proteins:
- the LOC135352117 gene encoding uncharacterized protein LOC135352117 isoform X1, translating to MLSSHEVDTYGSNEHHFSLAHKTSLHGRLPIIQFLVESGLPSSALQIPDDSFTTPAMLAIQLLMDFGYSMVHTDRENQKPVDWADAMGQNICVLYLMMYETCWALSGELTHMAEQLAIVQKENGQLRDAFSSLEKEHESAITKLLTSHEERLTKMREHHVDLMASILHMNQDTPPTGGGGATAPSANKNRGQVPVKKAPPEPPTTPQRSSNRPPVPPDPAAKKRSRGSKDRGHEAADKGEDHNTIDYRTATPQEVLEKQITSVAQRMNANGEARKRGGGMTRTFSPLTPIIQRLYSKSDVADSKSERSSRSQRHTEDARRSAPKVKFSKTITEFPDYSHYDNPTEMKSVSSPGQSPSHSHHGKLVGDSLRVKDSRGRDWKRDHVSLYLQREASGTVRVATNRNLEV from the exons ATGTTGAGCAGTCACGAGGTGGACACGTACGGTAGTAACGAGCACCACTTCAGTCTGGCCCACAAGACTTCCCTCCATGGCCGCCTGCCCATCATACAGttcctagtggagagtggACTGCCCTCCTCCGCACTGCAGATACCAGATGACTCATTCACCACACCCGCCATGCTCGCTATACAG ctgctcATGGACTTTGGCTACAGCATGGTCCACACGGACAGGGAGAACCAGAAGCCGGTGGATTGGGCCGATGCTATGGGTCAGAATATCTGTGTCCTCTATCTCATGATGTACGAGACTTGTTGGGCACTCTCTGGAGAACTGACACACATGGCCGAGCAGCTCGCTAT tgTACAGAAGGAGAATGGACAGTTACGAGATGCATTCTCCAGTCTAGAGAAAGAGCATGAATCTGCCATTACTAAACTGCTGACTAGTCACGAGGAGAGACTGACTAAGATGAGGGAACATCACGTCGACCTCATGGCATCAATACTGCACATGAACCAGGACACTCCGCCcactggagggggaggggctactgCACCATCAGCCAATAAGAA caggGGTCAAGTACCTGTGAAGAAGGCGCCCCCTGAACCACCCACTACCCCTCAACGATCCTCCAATCGTCCCCCTGTACCCCCGGATCCTGCCGCTAAGAAGAGGTCGCGAGGGTCAAAGgacagaggtcatgaggcggcagataaaggggaggaccataataccattgactatcgaacagccaccccccaagaagtgttaga GAAGCAGATAACGTCAGTAGCTCAGCGTATGAATGCTAATGGAGAGGCTCGTAAACGTGGTGGTGGTATGACCCGAACCTTCTCCCCCCTCACTCCTATCATACAGCGCCTCTACAGCAAGTCAGATGTG GCTGATAGCAAGAGTGAGAGGTCCTCCAGGAGCCAGAGACACACAGA AGACGCTAGGAGATCGGCTCCGAAAGTCAAGTTCTCTAAAACTATTACCGAGTTTCCAGACTACAGTCACTATGACAACCCGACAGAGATGAAATCAGTATCAAGCCCAGGTCAAAGTCCGTCCCATAGTCACCATGGCAAGTTGGTTGGGGACTCGCtgagggtcaaag atagtagaggaagggattggaaacgggatcacgtgagcttatacTTGCAACGTGAGGCCTCTGGGACCGTGCGCGTTGCAACCAATAGAAACCTTGAGGTGTGA
- the LOC135352117 gene encoding uncharacterized protein LOC135352117 isoform X3: protein MDFGYSMVHTDRENQKPVDWADAMGQNICVLYLMMYETCWALSGELTHMAEQLAIVQKENGQLRDAFSSLEKEHESAITKLLTSHEERLTKMREHHVDLMASILHMNQDTPPTGGGGATAPSANKNRGQVPVKKAPPEPPTTPQRSSNRPPVPPDPAAKKRSRGSKDRGHEAADKGEDHNTIDYRTATPQEVLEKQITSVAQRMNANGEARKRGGGMTRTFSPLTPIIQRLYSKSDVADSKSERSSRSQRHTEDARRSAPKVKFSKTITEFPDYSHYDNPTEMKSVSSPGQSPSHSHHGKLVGDSLRVKDSRGRDWKRDHVSLYLQREASGTVRVATNRNLEV, encoded by the exons ATGGACTTTGGCTACAGCATGGTCCACACGGACAGGGAGAACCAGAAGCCGGTGGATTGGGCCGATGCTATGGGTCAGAATATCTGTGTCCTCTATCTCATGATGTACGAGACTTGTTGGGCACTCTCTGGAGAACTGACACACATGGCCGAGCAGCTCGCTAT tgTACAGAAGGAGAATGGACAGTTACGAGATGCATTCTCCAGTCTAGAGAAAGAGCATGAATCTGCCATTACTAAACTGCTGACTAGTCACGAGGAGAGACTGACTAAGATGAGGGAACATCACGTCGACCTCATGGCATCAATACTGCACATGAACCAGGACACTCCGCCcactggagggggaggggctactgCACCATCAGCCAATAAGAA caggGGTCAAGTACCTGTGAAGAAGGCGCCCCCTGAACCACCCACTACCCCTCAACGATCCTCCAATCGTCCCCCTGTACCCCCGGATCCTGCCGCTAAGAAGAGGTCGCGAGGGTCAAAGgacagaggtcatgaggcggcagataaaggggaggaccataataccattgactatcgaacagccaccccccaagaagtgttaga GAAGCAGATAACGTCAGTAGCTCAGCGTATGAATGCTAATGGAGAGGCTCGTAAACGTGGTGGTGGTATGACCCGAACCTTCTCCCCCCTCACTCCTATCATACAGCGCCTCTACAGCAAGTCAGATGTG GCTGATAGCAAGAGTGAGAGGTCCTCCAGGAGCCAGAGACACACAGA AGACGCTAGGAGATCGGCTCCGAAAGTCAAGTTCTCTAAAACTATTACCGAGTTTCCAGACTACAGTCACTATGACAACCCGACAGAGATGAAATCAGTATCAAGCCCAGGTCAAAGTCCGTCCCATAGTCACCATGGCAAGTTGGTTGGGGACTCGCtgagggtcaaag atagtagaggaagggattggaaacgggatcacgtgagcttatacTTGCAACGTGAGGCCTCTGGGACCGTGCGCGTTGCAACCAATAGAAACCTTGAGGTGTGA
- the LOC135352117 gene encoding uncharacterized protein LOC135352117 isoform X2, with protein sequence MLSSHEVDTYGSNEHHFSLAHKTSLHGRLPIIQFLVESGLPSSALQIPDDSFTTPAMLAIQLLMDFGYSMVHTDRENQKPVDWADAMGQNICVLYLMMYETCWALSGELTHMAEQLAIVQKENGQLRDAFSSLEKEHESAITKLLTSHEERLTKMREHHVDLMASILHMNQDTPPTGGGGATAPSANKKGQVPVKKAPPEPPTTPQRSSNRPPVPPDPAAKKRSRGSKDRGHEAADKGEDHNTIDYRTATPQEVLEKQITSVAQRMNANGEARKRGGGMTRTFSPLTPIIQRLYSKSDVADSKSERSSRSQRHTEDARRSAPKVKFSKTITEFPDYSHYDNPTEMKSVSSPGQSPSHSHHGKLVGDSLRVKDSRGRDWKRDHVSLYLQREASGTVRVATNRNLEV encoded by the exons ATGTTGAGCAGTCACGAGGTGGACACGTACGGTAGTAACGAGCACCACTTCAGTCTGGCCCACAAGACTTCCCTCCATGGCCGCCTGCCCATCATACAGttcctagtggagagtggACTGCCCTCCTCCGCACTGCAGATACCAGATGACTCATTCACCACACCCGCCATGCTCGCTATACAG ctgctcATGGACTTTGGCTACAGCATGGTCCACACGGACAGGGAGAACCAGAAGCCGGTGGATTGGGCCGATGCTATGGGTCAGAATATCTGTGTCCTCTATCTCATGATGTACGAGACTTGTTGGGCACTCTCTGGAGAACTGACACACATGGCCGAGCAGCTCGCTAT tgTACAGAAGGAGAATGGACAGTTACGAGATGCATTCTCCAGTCTAGAGAAAGAGCATGAATCTGCCATTACTAAACTGCTGACTAGTCACGAGGAGAGACTGACTAAGATGAGGGAACATCACGTCGACCTCATGGCATCAATACTGCACATGAACCAGGACACTCCGCCcactggagggggaggggctactgCACCATCAGCCAATAAGAA gGGTCAAGTACCTGTGAAGAAGGCGCCCCCTGAACCACCCACTACCCCTCAACGATCCTCCAATCGTCCCCCTGTACCCCCGGATCCTGCCGCTAAGAAGAGGTCGCGAGGGTCAAAGgacagaggtcatgaggcggcagataaaggggaggaccataataccattgactatcgaacagccaccccccaagaagtgttaga GAAGCAGATAACGTCAGTAGCTCAGCGTATGAATGCTAATGGAGAGGCTCGTAAACGTGGTGGTGGTATGACCCGAACCTTCTCCCCCCTCACTCCTATCATACAGCGCCTCTACAGCAAGTCAGATGTG GCTGATAGCAAGAGTGAGAGGTCCTCCAGGAGCCAGAGACACACAGA AGACGCTAGGAGATCGGCTCCGAAAGTCAAGTTCTCTAAAACTATTACCGAGTTTCCAGACTACAGTCACTATGACAACCCGACAGAGATGAAATCAGTATCAAGCCCAGGTCAAAGTCCGTCCCATAGTCACCATGGCAAGTTGGTTGGGGACTCGCtgagggtcaaag atagtagaggaagggattggaaacgggatcacgtgagcttatacTTGCAACGTGAGGCCTCTGGGACCGTGCGCGTTGCAACCAATAGAAACCTTGAGGTGTGA